A stretch of the Tannerella serpentiformis genome encodes the following:
- a CDS encoding bifunctional metallophosphatase/5'-nucleotidase, whose protein sequence is MKRYCISLLAVLTLSASAQTKEFTILATNDMHAAVENFSRFAAIVDSVRELHPDLLLLSGGDNRTGNPINDMYPITGYPMVALMNRIGFDLSAVGNHEFDSKLDGFRELINLSNFRYVCANMYPNDTLRLHIEPYKFFERDGIRFCILGFIQVNRNGIPDAHPDAMRGITFRYPNDVAPEYKWLRDRCDVLILLTHNGYEADIELAKVFPEADLIVGGHSHTPLEGNHLHSGVLITQAGKKLTNVTEIKLKLQDGKVIDKQAHLIRIADCPRIDTAIQAMVDKFSDNPFLNRVLTQVPNGFSSKQELGCMMADAQRATTGADIAIQNCGGVRYETLPKGGMTVGDVLRLDPFGNEMMIFNLTGAEVKELLKAICRADDYGPAYVSGITYQIDLGRTNREVKAIKVRNEKGGKFDENRTYKVAVNSYVASVADYKRGDKDGTNLHVKSADEIMKYLEQHPSIDYKGAVRRTYTGGEDMEK, encoded by the coding sequence ATGAAACGCTATTGCATCTCCCTATTGGCTGTGCTGACGCTGTCAGCATCGGCCCAGACGAAAGAGTTTACGATTCTGGCCACGAACGATATGCACGCGGCGGTGGAGAACTTCTCCCGCTTTGCGGCCATCGTGGACAGTGTGCGCGAGTTGCACCCCGACCTGCTGCTGCTCTCAGGCGGCGACAATCGCACGGGCAACCCGATCAACGACATGTATCCCATCACGGGCTATCCCATGGTGGCGCTGATGAACCGCATCGGCTTCGACCTCTCGGCCGTCGGGAATCATGAGTTCGACTCCAAGCTCGACGGCTTTCGCGAGCTGATCAACCTCTCCAACTTTCGCTACGTATGCGCCAACATGTATCCCAACGATACGCTCCGGCTGCACATCGAGCCATACAAGTTCTTCGAGCGCGATGGCATCCGCTTCTGTATCCTCGGGTTCATACAGGTCAATCGCAACGGCATTCCAGACGCTCACCCGGACGCCATGCGGGGCATCACCTTCCGCTATCCCAACGACGTGGCGCCGGAATACAAATGGCTGCGTGACCGCTGCGACGTACTGATCCTGCTTACTCACAACGGCTATGAGGCGGACATAGAGTTGGCCAAGGTCTTCCCCGAGGCTGACCTCATCGTCGGTGGACACTCGCACACGCCGCTCGAGGGCAACCATCTGCACAGCGGCGTGCTGATCACGCAGGCGGGCAAGAAGCTGACGAACGTCACCGAGATCAAGCTGAAGCTGCAAGACGGTAAGGTCATCGACAAGCAGGCGCACCTGATCCGCATCGCTGACTGCCCCCGCATCGATACGGCCATTCAGGCGATGGTCGATAAGTTCAGCGACAACCCCTTCCTCAACCGTGTGCTGACGCAGGTGCCTAACGGATTCTCCTCGAAGCAGGAGCTGGGCTGCATGATGGCCGACGCGCAACGTGCCACCACGGGTGCCGACATTGCCATACAGAACTGCGGCGGTGTGCGCTACGAGACGCTCCCCAAGGGAGGCATGACGGTGGGCGATGTGCTCCGACTCGATCCCTTCGGCAACGAGATGATGATCTTCAACCTCACCGGCGCCGAGGTCAAGGAGCTGCTGAAGGCTATCTGCCGCGCTGACGACTACGGCCCCGCCTACGTCTCCGGCATCACGTATCAGATCGACCTGGGCCGCACGAATCGCGAGGTGAAGGCCATCAAGGTGAGGAATGAGAAGGGCGGCAAGTTCGACGAGAATCGCACCTACAAGGTGGCCGTCAACAGCTATGTGGCCTCCGTGGCCGACTATAAGCGCGGCGATAAGGACGGCACAAACCTGCACGTCAAGTCGGCCGACGAGATCATGAAGTACCTCGAGCAGCACCCCTCGATCGACTACAAGGGTGCTGTCCGTCGCACTTACACGGGCGGTGAGGACATGGAGAAATGA
- a CDS encoding TMEM43 family protein, with amino-acid sequence MAYTETTSTSYGQRLAGSAKGMIGGLMMFIIGTCLLWWNEGRTVRTAKAIGDAASHVESVADVSRVDASLNGKLIHASAFADTKDTLTDDLFGVREQAIKLDRKVEYYQWVEHSQRKKRDKVGGGEETITTYTYEQEWVKKPVNSSNFKESRYRNANRVLSEVEERNEMAQHVTFGAYTLPESFVASISGSEPVEVRMTEEQRFTWNERLHMLRPKVNTETSLVHTSANTVYLGLSPNSPQVGDVRVTFTKVPPADISLIAQVDGSTFKAYRAKNGQSFSRLQMGTVSADEMIEQARSENNMLTWVLRLVGVLLIVIGLKGMFGLLPMLFKVLPFLGSIVDAGVGLVSWILGLAWSFIIIAIAWLVFRPIIGISLLVLAIAGIVFLKRRGKKNEEKQPA; translated from the coding sequence ATGGCTTATACTGAGACAACAAGCACGAGCTACGGCCAACGCCTGGCCGGCTCAGCGAAGGGAATGATCGGCGGGCTGATGATGTTCATCATCGGCACATGCCTACTGTGGTGGAACGAGGGACGGACGGTGAGAACGGCCAAGGCCATCGGCGATGCGGCATCGCACGTGGAGTCTGTGGCGGACGTCTCGAGGGTCGACGCCTCGCTCAACGGCAAGCTGATCCATGCGTCAGCCTTTGCCGACACGAAGGACACGCTCACGGACGACCTTTTCGGCGTGCGCGAGCAGGCTATAAAGCTTGACCGCAAGGTGGAGTATTACCAGTGGGTGGAGCACTCACAGAGGAAAAAGCGCGATAAGGTCGGCGGCGGTGAGGAGACGATCACGACGTACACCTACGAGCAGGAGTGGGTCAAGAAGCCGGTCAACTCGAGTAACTTCAAGGAGTCGCGATATCGGAACGCCAACCGGGTGTTGAGCGAGGTGGAGGAGCGCAACGAGATGGCGCAGCACGTGACGTTCGGGGCCTACACGCTGCCCGAGTCGTTCGTCGCATCGATCAGTGGTAGCGAGCCCGTCGAGGTGCGCATGACGGAGGAGCAACGCTTTACGTGGAATGAGCGGCTACATATGCTCAGGCCGAAGGTGAATACTGAGACGTCGTTAGTGCACACGAGCGCGAACACGGTCTACTTGGGACTCTCGCCCAACAGTCCGCAGGTCGGTGACGTACGCGTGACCTTCACCAAGGTGCCACCGGCGGACATCTCGCTGATCGCCCAGGTGGACGGCTCGACGTTCAAGGCTTACAGGGCCAAGAACGGGCAGAGCTTCTCGCGGTTGCAGATGGGTACGGTGAGCGCGGACGAGATGATCGAGCAGGCTCGGTCAGAGAACAACATGTTGACCTGGGTGCTGCGTCTGGTGGGTGTACTGCTCATCGTGATCGGCCTGAAGGGCATGTTCGGATTGCTGCCGATGCTGTTTAAGGTGCTGCCGTTCTTGGGTAGCATAGTCGATGCCGGTGTGGGGCTGGTCAGCTGGATATTAGGGCTGGCGTGGTCATTTATCATCATCGCCATCGCATGGCTTGTCTTCCGGCCGATCATTGGCATCTCGCTGCTTGTGCTGGCCATTGCGGGCATCGTGTTCCTGAAGCGCCGTGGAAAGAAGAACGAAGAGAAACAACCTGCATAA
- a CDS encoding C1 family peptidase translates to MRRWITMAGVGVMMTALTATYAQDAKKDEAKTEGLQFTTVKELKITPIKNQNRTGTCWSFSGVGFIESELLRTGKGEVDLSEMFIVNHSYKDKADKYVRLHGMLNFAQGGSFYDVLYAFKHYGAMPNELYTGLEYGEDSHVHNELAEIATAYVKAVVGNKNGKLSPVWRQGFDALIDAYLGKIPEKFTYKGKQYTPKSYGESLGLNFDDYVSLTSFTHHPFYTQFPLEIEDNWRWSESYNVPINELMEVIDNAINSGYTLAWGTDVSEKGFTRDGIGIAADVKALETSGSDQARWVGLSRSAKDEELRKMIEAPGCKEIKVTQELRQQAYDNFQTTDDHGMLIYGIAKDQTGRKYYMVKNSWGTDTKYKGIWYVTEAFVAYKTINIAVHKDALPKALRTKLGIK, encoded by the coding sequence ATGAGAAGATGGATTACTATGGCTGGCGTGGGCGTCATGATGACGGCCCTCACAGCAACGTATGCACAGGATGCAAAGAAGGACGAGGCCAAGACCGAAGGCCTACAGTTTACCACCGTCAAGGAGCTGAAGATTACACCGATTAAGAACCAGAACCGCACGGGCACGTGCTGGTCGTTCTCCGGCGTAGGCTTTATCGAGTCTGAGCTGCTCCGCACGGGCAAGGGCGAGGTGGACCTCTCGGAGATGTTCATCGTCAACCACTCTTACAAGGACAAGGCAGACAAGTATGTGCGCCTGCATGGCATGCTGAACTTCGCCCAGGGCGGATCGTTCTACGATGTGCTCTACGCCTTCAAGCACTACGGCGCTATGCCGAACGAACTCTACACCGGCCTCGAGTATGGCGAGGACAGCCACGTGCACAACGAGCTGGCGGAGATCGCCACCGCCTACGTCAAAGCCGTCGTGGGTAACAAGAATGGCAAGCTCTCGCCCGTCTGGAGGCAGGGCTTCGACGCCCTGATCGACGCCTATCTGGGCAAGATCCCCGAGAAGTTCACCTACAAAGGCAAGCAGTACACCCCCAAGAGCTACGGCGAATCGCTGGGCCTGAACTTCGACGACTACGTCTCACTGACCTCCTTCACGCACCACCCCTTCTACACCCAGTTCCCACTCGAGATCGAGGATAACTGGCGCTGGTCAGAGAGCTACAATGTGCCTATCAACGAACTGATGGAGGTGATCGACAACGCCATCAACTCCGGCTATACGCTCGCTTGGGGCACCGACGTGAGCGAAAAGGGCTTCACCCGCGATGGGATCGGCATCGCAGCCGACGTGAAGGCGCTCGAGACCTCCGGTTCTGATCAGGCGCGTTGGGTAGGCCTCTCTCGCTCGGCCAAGGACGAGGAGCTGCGCAAGATGATCGAGGCCCCGGGTTGCAAGGAGATCAAGGTCACGCAGGAGCTGCGCCAGCAGGCCTACGACAACTTCCAAACCACGGACGACCACGGCATGCTCATCTATGGCATCGCCAAGGATCAGACGGGTCGTAAGTATTACATGGTGAAGAACTCCTGGGGCACGGACACGAAGTATAAAGGCATCTGGTACGTTACGGAGGCATTCGTAGCCTACAAGACGATCAACATCGCCGTACACAAGGACGCGCTGCCCAAGGCGTTGCGCACGAAACTGGGAATCAAATAA